The following are from one region of the Streptomyces decoyicus genome:
- a CDS encoding cytochrome P450: protein MTTADTAPLSYPFNIPESLELSDEYEQARNRPGLLKVRMTYGEPAWLVTRYAEARFVLGDQRFSRAAGALHDEPRQSEGRRDSGILGMDPPDHTRLRTLVAKAFTVRQVEKLRPQVKQLANELLDELAAAGPPADLVDRYALPIPVAVICRLLGVPAEDRPRFRVWSDAALSTSSLTAAEFDANLAELRSYMAQLIDEHRRAPQDDLMTALIDARDVDDRLSELELVDLCVGVLVAGHETTATQIPNFVLALLDHPGQLALLRAQPELINGAVEELLRFVPLGSGASQPRYATEDVEVGGTLVRAGTPVLVAVGAANRDALRFDSPGTLDISRGGNNQHLGFGHGVHHCLGAPLARLELQEALIALITRFPELRLAGDVVWKSQMLVRGPRVMPVGW, encoded by the coding sequence ATGACCACAGCCGACACAGCACCCCTCTCCTACCCCTTCAATATCCCCGAGAGCCTTGAGCTTTCCGACGAGTACGAGCAGGCCCGCAACCGTCCCGGGCTGCTGAAGGTGCGGATGACCTACGGCGAGCCCGCCTGGCTCGTCACCCGGTACGCCGAGGCCCGGTTCGTCCTCGGCGACCAGCGCTTCAGCCGCGCCGCGGGCGCCCTGCACGACGAGCCCCGGCAGTCCGAAGGGCGCCGCGACAGCGGCATCCTGGGCATGGACCCGCCCGATCACACCCGGCTGCGCACGCTGGTGGCCAAGGCGTTCACCGTCCGCCAGGTCGAGAAGCTCAGGCCGCAGGTCAAGCAGCTGGCCAACGAGCTGCTCGACGAGTTGGCGGCAGCCGGCCCGCCCGCCGACCTGGTGGACCGTTACGCGCTGCCCATCCCCGTCGCCGTGATCTGCCGGCTGCTCGGTGTGCCGGCCGAGGACCGGCCGCGGTTCCGGGTGTGGAGCGATGCCGCGCTGTCGACAAGTTCCCTGACCGCGGCGGAATTCGACGCCAATCTTGCAGAACTCCGCTCCTATATGGCGCAGTTGATCGACGAGCACCGGCGCGCCCCGCAGGACGATCTGATGACGGCGCTCATCGACGCCCGGGATGTCGACGACCGGCTCTCCGAGCTCGAACTCGTCGACCTGTGCGTCGGGGTTCTGGTCGCCGGGCACGAGACCACCGCCACACAGATCCCCAACTTCGTGCTGGCGCTGCTGGATCACCCGGGCCAGCTCGCCCTGCTGCGCGCCCAGCCGGAGCTGATCAACGGGGCGGTGGAGGAGTTGCTGCGGTTCGTACCGCTGGGCAGTGGCGCGAGCCAGCCCCGTTATGCGACGGAGGACGTCGAGGTCGGCGGGACGCTGGTGCGGGCCGGCACCCCGGTCCTGGTGGCGGTGGGCGCCGCCAACCGGGATGCGCTGCGTTTCGACTCACCGGGGACGCTGGACATCTCCCGGGGCGGGAACAACCAGCACCTCGGGTTCGGCCACGGTGTCCATCACTGTCTGGGCGCGCCGCTGGCCCGTCTGGAGCTTCAGGAGGCCCTCATCGCCCTGATCACCCGGTTCCCTGAACTGCGGCTGGCCGGCGATGTGGTGTGGAAGAGCCAGATGCTGGTGCGCGGTCCGCGGGTCATGCCGGTGGGGTGGTGA
- a CDS encoding ferredoxin, whose amino-acid sequence MTWKVEIDPQQCMASGSCAAIAPDLFVLDGEHARPLKERIDEDERALDAADVCPAVAITVRDGAEIVGPRP is encoded by the coding sequence ATGACCTGGAAGGTGGAGATAGACCCGCAGCAGTGCATGGCCTCGGGATCCTGCGCCGCCATCGCACCCGATCTGTTCGTCCTGGACGGTGAGCATGCCCGTCCGCTGAAGGAACGGATCGACGAGGACGAGCGTGCCTTGGACGCCGCCGATGTCTGCCCGGCCGTCGCCATCACCGTCCGGGACGGTGCGGAGATCGTCGGGCCCCGGCCCTGA
- the sbnA gene encoding 2,3-diaminopropionate biosynthesis protein SbnA, which yields MLDDLFIRLDQLVPGSSVFLKLEGLNPAGSVKLKTAVALVAAAEDSGRGFPRTRLIESTSGNLGVALAMVCAAKGYPLTCVTDPNANVQSRRLMEVLGAEVVVIDVRDAHGGYLQSRIDYIGERLRRDPDLHWLNQYANPAGPQAHRDRTGRAILEEIGHIDYAFIGAGTTGTLMGCAEYLRRHSPATRIIAVDAAGSVTFGGPAARRHIPGLGTSRRPEILDTRNIDDVVLIPESDSVEMCRMLAEERGLLLGGSTGTVLSAVQDAAKNIPDGSVVVAISPDFGDRYLETIYNDAWVAERWPDISGRQMSQAPA from the coding sequence GTGCTGGATGATCTCTTCATCCGGCTCGACCAACTGGTGCCTGGGAGTTCAGTCTTCCTCAAACTGGAAGGTCTCAATCCTGCCGGTTCGGTAAAGCTGAAGACCGCCGTCGCGCTGGTAGCGGCGGCCGAGGATTCCGGTCGCGGCTTTCCGCGGACCCGGCTGATCGAGTCGACGTCGGGGAACCTCGGCGTCGCCCTGGCGATGGTGTGCGCGGCAAAGGGCTACCCACTGACCTGTGTCACGGATCCCAACGCCAATGTCCAGTCGAGGCGCCTGATGGAGGTCCTCGGCGCCGAAGTGGTGGTCATCGACGTCCGGGACGCCCACGGTGGCTATCTGCAATCGCGCATCGATTACATCGGTGAGCGCCTGCGCCGCGATCCCGATCTCCACTGGCTGAACCAGTACGCCAACCCGGCCGGGCCGCAGGCGCACCGGGACCGCACCGGCCGGGCGATCCTGGAGGAGATCGGTCATATCGACTACGCGTTCATCGGGGCCGGGACGACGGGAACGCTGATGGGCTGCGCGGAGTACCTCCGCCGGCACAGCCCCGCCACCCGGATCATCGCGGTGGACGCCGCGGGCTCCGTGACCTTCGGCGGGCCGGCCGCCCGCCGTCACATTCCGGGCCTGGGAACGAGCAGGCGTCCGGAAATACTGGACACGCGGAATATCGACGATGTGGTGCTCATTCCCGAATCGGATTCCGTCGAGATGTGCAGGATGCTGGCCGAAGAACGCGGACTGCTCCTGGGAGGGTCGACCGGAACGGTTCTGTCCGCCGTGCAGGATGCGGCAAAGAACATCCCGGACGGCAGCGTCGTGGTGGCGATTTCACCGGACTTCGGCGATCGCTATCTGGAGACCATCTACAACGACGCATGGGTGGCGGAACGCTGGCCCGACATATCCGGTCGGCAGATGTCTCAGGCACCTGCCTGA
- a CDS encoding TetR/AcrR family transcriptional regulator: MAESPQHGAASTYRRDAQGTRLRLLDAASELFAERGYERATVRDIAARAGANQALLFRYFGSKKALFGEVMARGGQEQLRTTPAERLFEVALRGMLAGGGEGADRSLEVCLRSIGGSDEIADALRGLGEEYAAVLATLSESDTGSLRGDLALSWLLGIGLMRVVVGKEPLASADPDTVCRLVVGALGGLLESLPQDGKSDGGSGGIPE, translated from the coding sequence ATGGCGGAGTCCCCGCAGCACGGCGCGGCGAGCACCTACCGCCGGGACGCACAGGGCACCCGGCTGCGGTTGCTCGATGCCGCCTCGGAGTTGTTCGCCGAGCGTGGCTACGAACGGGCGACGGTGCGCGACATCGCCGCCCGCGCCGGAGCCAATCAGGCCCTGCTGTTCCGGTACTTCGGGTCGAAGAAGGCCCTGTTCGGCGAGGTGATGGCGCGTGGCGGCCAGGAGCAGCTGCGTACCACTCCCGCCGAGCGGCTGTTCGAGGTGGCGCTGCGCGGCATGCTGGCCGGCGGCGGGGAGGGCGCCGACCGCTCGCTGGAGGTGTGTCTGCGCTCCATCGGCGGCAGCGACGAGATTGCGGATGCGCTACGGGGGCTGGGGGAGGAGTACGCGGCGGTGCTCGCCACGCTCTCCGAGTCCGACACCGGGAGCCTGCGCGGCGATCTGGCACTGTCCTGGCTGCTGGGAATCGGCCTGATGCGTGTGGTGGTCGGCAAGGAGCCGCTGGCGAGCGCCGATCCGGACACGGTGTGCAGGCTCGTCGTGGGCGCCCTGGGAGGTCTGTTGGAGAGCCTGCCTCAGGACGGGAAGTCCGACGGGGGAAGCGGTGGTATTCCGGAGTGA